From Primulina tabacum isolate GXHZ01 chromosome 2, ASM2559414v2, whole genome shotgun sequence, one genomic window encodes:
- the LOC142536903 gene encoding uncharacterized protein LOC142536903 isoform X6 — protein MPLYKRKPLALVEKPSDLKPQELVFQIRYTKEIFRNYSEYLKRINLYRQRVWNCKATGKGNLTYEEALVSEKKASERIQNIPSEYVARVLRDVQYSVLNLKDLVNAIATKLQGPFTVGAELFGRKDGRLYPCKILKVLQEDANRTQYEIAWLNSDHEMNGKVIVNADELTGKNPPLSKRFLKSFIKDSTYRSLPWVIHDSLARKHGISTAPPLELKNEISIQDGFVVCNRKRKKIEDKQKKIEDKKKTAEQNENSLKVYKRRKSEEDRLLTERPCPCRDFNVPMDCVGNLLMLWDFCGSYGRLFNLSPFSLEDFENSLCYKDSTPLLIVESYSTLLRLLLNDTGKFSMAVENKKRKSKITQINWTEYLCDFLETSCTVDFSMHISTIKRGHHGLLGIHVKLALFQELVAQALETGTIRDKLDEYVEERQALAATRRDEALDEGRKKREEKERRKFEATPKEEVKLSEGNHSMPNGVISENRNDKVYTRKKNHSSVHSQQNHSSRKSEIELGNDISEKNSKKQKVEPNSVENGNHLSKREIHKLKKHEIKESIEMKSTEQRKEFLEREIEKRYIRTMPLGKDRNYCRYWFFRRDGRIFVESSDSKQWGYYKTKEELDALIGSLNPKGQRERALKKQLQKYYNKICAQLHRRSKEATQRDVLEDDALVRRSTRVRAPPRENPAHAFLKYENKWKDI, from the exons ATGCCTCTCTACAAAAGAAAGCCACTTGCGTTGGTGGAAAAGCCCAGTGATCTGAAGCCTCAAGAGCTAGTCTTTCAAATTCGCTACACAAAAGAAATCTTCAGAAACTATAG TGAATATTTGAAGAGGATCAACTTATATCGCCAGAGGGTTTGGAACTGCAAAGCTACAGGGAAGGGTAACCTAACCTATGAAGAGGCTTTGGTTTCCGAGAAAAAAGCTTCTGAAAGGATCCAAAATATTCCTAGTGAATATGTAGCTCGTGTACTTCGTGATGTCCAATATA GCGTGCTAAATTTAAAAGATCTGGTAAATGCAATTGCTACGAAGTTACAAGGTCCATTTACAGTGGGTGCTGAATTATTTGGAAGGAAGGATGGTCGTTTATATCCATGCAAAATTTTGAAAGTTCTTCAGGAGGATGCTAACAGAACACAGTATGAGATTGCATGGCTTAACAGTGACCATGAAATGAATGGAAAAGTCATAGTAAATGCTGATGAATTGACGGGAAAGAATCCACCTCTTAGTAAACGTTTTCTGAAGTCTTTCATCAAAGACTCTACTTATCGAAGCCTACCTTGGGTCATACATGATTCTTTGGCAAGGAAGCATGGAATCTCAACTGCCCCTCCTTTAGAACTAAAGAATGAAATTTCCATCCAGGATGGATTTGTAGTTTGTAATAGAAAgcgaaaaaaaattgaagacaaacaaaagaaaattgaagataaAAAAAAGACTGCG gAGCAAAATGAAAACAGCCTCAAGGTATATAAAAGGAGGAAATCAG AGGAAGATCGGCTTTTGACAGAAAGGCCTTGCCCATGCCGAGATTTCAATGTACCTATGGATTGTGTGGGGAATCTTTTGATGTTATGGGATTTTTGTGGTTCTTATGGCAGGCTATTCAATCTGTCGCCATTTTCCCTCGAAGACTTTGAGAATTCTTTATGTTATAAGGACAGCACTCCGTTGCTTATTGTCGAATCTTATTCAACTCTGCTTCGGTTGCTTTTGAATGACACTGGGAAGTTTTCCATGGCAGTAGAAAATAAAAAACGAAAATCGAAG ATTACACAAATTAATTGGACTGAATATCTGTGTGATTTCTTGGAAACAAGTTGTACTGTGGATTTTTCTATGCACATCAGTACAATTAAGCGAGGTCATCATGGCCTGTTAGGTATTCATGTGAAACTGGCATTATTTCAAGAACTGGTTGCTCAAGCTTTAGAGACGGGTACTATTCGGGACAAGTTGGATGAGTATGTTGAAGAACGACAGGCTCTTGCTGCAACAAGGAGGGATGAAGCATTGGACGAAGGTAGAAAGAAGAGAGAAGAAAAGGAGCGTAGGAAGTTCGAAGCTACTCCAAAAGAAGAAGTGAAGTTGAGTGAAGGCAATCACAGTATGCCCAACGGTGTTATTTCAGAGAATAGGAATGACAAAGTTTACACTCGAAAAAAGAATCATTCGTCAGTTCACTCTCAGCAGAATCATTCTTCAAGAAAAAG TGAGATTGAACTTGGGAACGACATATCTGAGAAGAATTCGAAGAAGCAGAAGGTTGAACCCAACTCTGTTGAAAATGGTAATCATCTATCGAAGAGGGAGATTCACAAATTGAAGAAACATGAAATCAAGGAATCAATCGAGATGAAAAGCACTGAGCAGAGG AAAGAATTTCTTGAACGTGAAATTGAGAAGAGATACATACGCACTATGCCTTTAGGGAAAGACAGAAATTATTGCAGGTATTGGTTTTTTCGACGTGATGGAAGAATATTTGTTGAGAGTTCTGACTCTAAGCAATGGGGCTACTATAAAACCAAGGAAGAG CTTGATGCTTTGATTGGTTCATTGAATCCAAAAGGTCAGAGGGAGAGGGCTCTTAAAAAGCAGCTGCAGAAATACTACAACAAAATATG TGCCCAACTTCATAGAAGATCGAAGGAGGCCACACAAAGAGATGTACTGGAAGATGACGCCCTGGTTCGCAGATCAACTCGTGTTCGTGCCCCACCGAGGGAAAATCCTGCCCATGCCTTCCTAAAGTATGAGAACAAGTGGAAAGATATTTAA